The region ATTCAATATATTCTACTAATTCTTCATTGCTGAAGCTTTCCAAGTGGCGGGCGACAAGCCGGCCAATTTCGCCGTGATTTTGGCTAACCCAATTCGCCAGACTGTTGGCCAGGAGCTCATCCACTTTAGCTTGTCGCCCTGGATCGGCAGTAAATTCATCAGCCAGCTTTTCCGCTTGTCTGACTGTCCACTTAAGCCAGCCTGCAGCCATTTCGGGGTTAGCCGCTGGTAGTTTAGCCATCTGTGCCGCCAGCTTTACCAGCACCGGCCGTAACTGTGTTTCAACTTTTTGGCTAACCCCGGCATCATTCCGGATATCTTCAGCCAGCTTGGCTAACCAATCTGCCAAGCGCCGGCGCAGGCGATGGTCGGGATGATATAGCTCCTCCAAAAATTCAGCTATTTTCTCCTGAATAATAACAGCAACTGTCACCGGGTCAAGTTTAAGCAAATTTTCCATGATCCACCCCATCAACTTGCGCTGATTTTGCCGGGAAGCATAGGCATTAAGAGCGCTGCTGTAAATATTGGCAATAAACCCGGTCATATATTTTTCCCTTGCCATACGTTTAAGCTCAGGGATTACAAAGTCAACAAGCCTGTCGACAAAACCTTCTTTCAGTCCCCAGTCAATGGCTTGACCGGCAAGCGGGGCAATTTTCACCTTGTCTTGGTGTTCGGACAACAGCAGTTCAAGCGTTTTTGCCAGTTGATCGGTGTCAATCGCTTGAACGGCCTCCCGCACCAGCCCGCCCACCAGCGTATACAATTGTTGCCGGGAATCCGGCCGGCCGGCATAACGCAGCACAAGGCTGCCTAAACCGGCCTGACTCAAAGTTTCCCGGATATTATCGGCAGTCAGCAATTCTTCCTCAACCATAGTGATGATTGCGGCAAAAATACGTTTACGATTTTTAGGAATAATAGCTGTACGATACGGAATATGTAACGGCTTGCGAAACAAGGCAGTCACAGCATACCAGTCAGCCAGGCCGCCAACCATGGCGGCGCCGAAACCGCTCGTCAACAGCGCACCCCAAAAGGTGTGCTGAAAAGGATAGCTCAGAAAAAAACCGGCAGATACGGCAACCAGCGTTGCCGTGGCCGTATAGCTATTATTAGCGCTGATGTTAATCACCTTCTTGCTCCCTTTATAAATACAGCAGCTTCAGGAATTGAAACTACGGCTGCCAACGCCGAAGAGGTTTCAGCGTCCACGGAAGAAACAACCGCCACCATGGAGACCATTTCCGCCGGCGCCGAGGAAATAAGCGCCATGGCCAACCATTTAAAGGATACGGTAGAAAGATTTACGGTATAGTTACACGATAAGACGCTTTTCCATCAGCCTTACCGCCAACGGTGTAAGCACAATAGCTACCAGCGCCAGCACCCCGGCATGCAGCAGCAGACCGGGGTAAATTTTTCCCAAAGCCATTGCCCGGCAAACTTCAACACTGTGATAAATAGGATTAAACCAGGCTATTACCTGTGCCCAGCCAGGCATGGAGCTAACCGGGAAGAATACGCCGGAGAACAAATAGGAAGGTGTTAAAAATAAGGTCACGTAATAATTAAAATTATCAATATTAAGGGTTACACCGGTATAACACATTGCCAGCAGGGAAAACACCAGCCCGGGAATAATAAGAAACAGCGGTATGGCCAGCGCCCACCAGGAACGGACTTGACCGAGGGCAACAATAACTGTCAGTATTACCACTCCGAACAACATACTTTTGAAGGTAGCGTACATTATGTCGCCGCCGATTACATCGCGTACGGTAACCGGACCGGCCAGCATGGCGTGGAAGGTCTTTTGGTAGTGCAGCCTGATAAAGGTGCCATAAGTGCACTCGAAGGAGGCGGCAAACATGGCTGATGAAGCGACGATACCTGGCGCAATATATTGAATATAGGCCAAGCCGTTAATATCCTGTACAAAAGTTCCCAGGCCGTAGCCCATGGCTGTAAGATACAAGAGCGGTTCAATAAAGTTAAACATAATGTTGGTAAACCAAATTTTGCGAAATACCGCCATATGGCGGGCAAAAACACGCAATATCGCCATTAGTTTTGTTCCCCCATACCGGTAAGTTTCAAAAATACATCTTCGAGATTGGCAGGCCTCAGCAGACAGAAGTGCTTGGGAAGACCCCAGCTATCAAGGTTGTACCACAATTCCTCACCGTTAACGGCATACAGAAAGAGTCCGTCAACTACCCGGATGGCTTCACCGCCCCAGGCTTTTACCTTGTCCTCCAAGCCATCCGGTACCTGCGAAAGCGGCAAGTGTACTTCAATAACATAAGGCAGCACGCACCTCGCAATAAGCTCACGCGGGCTGCCCTCGTCCAAAATAATGCCTTCATGCATAATAACCAGCCGGTCACATAACTGAACTGCTTCTTCCATATAATGCGTGGTTAGGATTAAAGTTACGCCGTTGGCTTTAAGACTCCTGAGCTTTTGCCATACCAGATGCCTGGCCTGCGGATCCAGGCCGGTCGTAGGCTCGTCCAGGATTACAATTTCCGGCCGGTTAATGAGTGCCCGGGCAATGACCAGCCGCCGCTTTAAACCGCCTGACAGGCTTTCAATATCACTGTGCTCTTTATCTTCCAGTCCCATAAAGATAAGCAAATCCTTGCCGCGCGCTCTGGCTTCAGCCCGGCTTAAACCAAATATTTGACCATACACCTCCAGATTTTCAATGACTGTCAAATCATCATCAAGGTTGTCCTCCTGCGGGACAATACCCAATCTGGCCTTAATGGCCGGCGGTGTCAGCACAATCGGCTGCCCAAACAGCCACAGCGCACCTTCTTCAACAGTCGACATACCATACATCATACGCATTGTTGTCGTCTTTCCCGCGCCGTTATGTCCCAAAAAACCAAAACATTGCCCAGCCGTGATAGTAAATGATATACCCTTAAGCGCCCGGAAATCTCCATATGTTTTGCCAAGCTTTTCAGCCCGGACAATTGCTGCATCCATTAATTGCCATCCCCTCTGCCCGGATATCTTCGACTGCTCTAAAATATAATAATACCAGGATCACTGATATATTAATAATATCATGATCCTGGTATTTTTTACTATATGGGATTACACTCATTCCTCAACATCGATATAAGCATCAAGCGTCCCGCCGAGGTTAATCATGGGGGTAACTACGTGAGCGGTAGCAATATTAACGGCAATAAGCGCCGGACCGCCGCCTTTCCAGGCATGGGTGAAGGCGTCGGCAAACTCTTGCCTGGTATTGACAGTAACCGCCGGAATGCCGAAAGCACGCCCGAAGGAAGTAAAGTCAACCGGAGTAGGCAGTAACGATGCGGAATAGCGTTTATTACAATAACACTGCTGTAACTGCCTGACCATACCCAGGCTGTTATTATTAATAACAATGGAGATAACCGGCAGTTTCTCTGCGGCCACAGTATAAAGCTCGCAGCCGGTCATTTTATATCCGCCATCACCGGCAATGTGAATGACCCGTTTATGAGGCACAGCCAGCTGCGCTCCCACGGCGGCCGGCAGACCAAATCCCATGGCGCCTAAGCCGCCGGAGGACAAAAAGCCGCGTGAGCCGCCCACATCCAGAAACTGTGCCGCCCACATCTGGTGCTGGCCAACGTCGGTGACATAGATAACATCCCGGCCGCCGCCTGTCTGGCGGTTTAACTCATTCATAATCCAGTAAGCCGAAAGTTCATCCTCCGGGCCTGATGGTTTGTAGGCTTCCCGCCATTCGTTGATTGTGGCCCACCATGCCGTCCAATTTCCTGGCTTGGCGGCCTGGCTGAGCGCCTCCAGAATGGTGTTCATCTCACCTACCAGCGCAACGCTGGCGTCAACATTTTTGTGTAGTTCAGCCGGATCAATATCAATATGAATGACTGTCTTACCGGCCGCATACCGGGCGCGATCACCGGTTATCCGGTCGCTGAACCTGCTGCCGGCAACAATTAATACATCGGCAGCATGCACGGCATGGTTAGCAGGCTTAACCCCGT is a window of Sporomusaceae bacterium ACPt DNA encoding:
- the yadH_2 gene encoding Inner membrane transport permease YadH; this encodes MAILRVFARHMAVFRKIWFTNIMFNFIEPLLYLTAMGYGLGTFVQDINGLAYIQYIAPGIVASSAMFAASFECTYGTFIRLHYQKTFHAMLAGPVTVRDVIGGDIMYATFKSMLFGVVILTVIVALGQVRSWWALAIPLFLIIPGLVFSLLAMCYTGVTLNIDNFNYYVTLFLTPSYLFSGVFFPVSSMPGWAQVIAWFNPIYHSVEVCRAMALGKIYPGLLLHAGVLALVAIVLTPLAVRLMEKRLIV
- the lnrL_4 gene encoding Linearmycin resistance ATP-binding protein LnrL; this encodes MDAAIVRAEKLGKTYGDFRALKGISFTITAGQCFGFLGHNGAGKTTTMRMMYGMSTVEEGALWLFGQPIVLTPPAIKARLGIVPQEDNLDDDLTVIENLEVYGQIFGLSRAEARARGKDLLIFMGLEDKEHSDIESLSGGLKRRLVIARALINRPEIVILDEPTTGLDPQARHLVWQKLRSLKANGVTLILTTHYMEEAVQLCDRLVIMHEGIILDEGSPRELIARCVLPYVIEVHLPLSQVPDGLEDKVKAWGGEAIRVVDGLFLYAVNGEELWYNLDSWGLPKHFCLLRPANLEDVFLKLTGMGEQN
- the ilvB_2 gene encoding Acetolactate synthase large subunit: MLMTGAQAIVACLVNQGVDTVFGYPGGTILPLYDALYDSSIHHVLTVHEQGAAHAADGYARASGRVGVCIATSGPGATNLVTGLANAFMDSVPVVAITGQVQTSLIGRDAFQEIDITGITMPITKHNFLVKDISKLPETIKRAFRIAQSGRPGPVLVDIPRDIQTDQYQFDDLDDELPKLAASRQPPDFEELIAKAAAAVSTAERPVIVAGGGVINANAGEAITRFSEQCGLPVVTTLMGIGSLPPKHPNLLGMTGLHGVKPANHAVHAADVLIVAGSRFSDRITGDRARYAAGKTVIHIDIDPAELHKNVDASVALVGEMNTILEALSQAAKPGNWTAWWATINEWREAYKPSGPEDELSAYWIMNELNRQTGGGRDVIYVTDVGQHQMWAAQFLDVGGSRGFLSSGGLGAMGFGLPAAVGAQLAVPHKRVIHIAGDGGYKMTGCELYTVAAEKLPVISIVINNNSLGMVRQLQQCYCNKRYSASLLPTPVDFTSFGRAFGIPAVTVNTRQEFADAFTHAWKGGGPALIAVNIATAHVVTPMINLGGTLDAYIDVEE